TCGGGCCCGTCAGCATCGCCGACGGCTTCCCCGTCTGGTACCAGGACCAGAACGGCCTGAGGCTCCAGCTCTGCCTGGACCAGGACACCGTGAATCCGGCAGACCAGACCACGGTGATCCCTTGTCTCACCGACGAGTTCTTCCCCGGGCTCCCCATCTCCTTCCCGTTCAACTTCGGCTCGGAGGCGTTCTGGTGGTTCGCGGGGACGGCAGGCACCTACCTGAGCTCCAACGGCTTCGCCGGCCAGGTGATCTTCGACAGCGCCCTGGAGGCGGGCTTCTTCAACGAGATCCCCAACGACGGCCAGCAGGTCGCCTTCGGCCGCATCCGCCTGCGCATCGATGTTCCCGTCGCCGGGCAGTACCGGGTGACCCACCCCTTCGGCCAGGTGACCTACGACATCGCGACGCCGGGCATCCGCGCCATCAACCAGACCCAGGACGTGGGCGTGGCGCAGCCCTCGGCCGACTCCTTCGTCGCCGCCCTGGGCGACGGACCCGTCCCCCCGGAGCCGCCCGCCCTGGTCTCGCCCCGGGTGGACGACGACGGGCCGGACCGGAGCATCGGGCCGTTCCTGACGACCCCGGGCGACCCCGCAAGCCGGGTGCTCCTCAACGGCAACGCCTACCTGGCCCTCCCGGCGCTCGTGGACCCCGTCACCGGCCTGGAAGAGCTCCTCACGGTGCCCGTCGCGGGAGGCGTGAACGACTTCTTCGAGGTGGAGCTCGTGGATCCGGCTCCCGGCTTCTTCCTCGACGCGGCCTCCGCGTCCAACACCGTGCGTCTCGAGGCCTTCACCCTGGCCGGGAAGGTCTTCAACGACGGGGCGAACCTGGCGCCCGTGGCCCACCCCGACCGCTTCGGGGCGGCCCCGAACAGCAGCAACGAGATCCTCTACCCCCTGGCGAACGACGTGGACGTGCGCGCCCTCGACCCCCTGGACCCCCTGAACCCGGCAAACCCCGCCAACACCAACGTCCACGGGCTCCACGTGCAGGCCCTGGCGGTGCCCGGCGCGGAAGGGCTCGCCATGGAGGGGGTCACGGCCCGAGGCGGCACGGTCTTCCGCAACGTGGACCTCCTCCTGGGGCAGGCGGTCTTCGAGTACACCCCGCCCCCCGGCTTCACCGGGCTCGACACCTTCACCTACTTCACCCAGGACACGGGCGGGCTTCTCTCCAACGAGACCGCCGTCACCGTGGCGGTGGAGGACCTCCAGGTGACCGCCGCCGAGCTGCGCACCAGGCTCCTCAAGTGGACCGTCGAGGGCACGAGCTCCGACGCGAGCCTGCGCTCGGCCCTGGGCGGGGCCCAGGAGGTGCCGCCGGTGGAGACCACGGCCACCGGCGCGGCGACCTTCGTGCGGAACGCGGAGGCCACCGAGCTTGCCTTCTCCCTCGACGTGGCGGGCCTCTCGGGGGCTGTTACCGCCGCCCACGTCCACCTGGGAGCCCCGGGGGAAAACGGAGGCGTGCTCTTCACCCTCGCCTCCGCCGACTTCACGGTTGGCACCGGGAGCGGCGGCCTCGACGGAATCCTGACCGCGGCGGGCCTCACCCCCCAGGGCGACGTGACGACGTTTGCCGAGGCGCTGGCGGCCCTCTACGCCGGCCGCGCCTACGTGAACGTGCACACCGGCCTGAACCCGGCGGGGGAGATCCGGGGGCAGGTGCTCCCGAACCGGATCACCGTCCACGCCGGGCCCGACCTCGCCGGCCCGGCCGTGGGCAGCGCCCCGGTCGGCCCCGACGGAGTCTGGTCCCTGCGGGGCGGCGCCCTGGCGGGCCCTGGCGTTTCCGGAATGGTAAGCGTGCAGTCGGCCAACGGGGTGTCCCGAACGGCCGTTCCCTTGAGGGTGCGCTGAGTGCGGCACCCGGACAGATGCAGGACGAAGGGAGAAGGAATCATGAGACCAACAAGGTGGTCACGAATCATGGCGGCGGGCGCGTTCCTGGCGGCACCGCTTGCCGCCGCGGTGCTGGTCTTCGGCACGGCGCGGCCGGCGAACGCGGATCTCGCGGCGGTGGGACCCGTCGATCCGGGCCCGGTGGGCACGGGCTTCCCGCTCTGGTTCGAGGATGCGGTGGGCTTGCGCCTGCAGCTCTGCGACGAGTTCGACCCGGCCCTCCCCGCAGCGGAGCAGCCGCCCTGCATTCCCGAGCTGATCGACCCCAACGGCGGCTTCGTGGACGGCAACATCGGAGAAGCCCTGTTCTATGCGGCCGTGGCGGAGTTCGACGCGAACGGCGTCTCCGTGCTGGCCCAGTGCGTCCTCGAAGCGGCAGGCCCGGCGGCGGTCGGCGAAACGAACACCGTGGGCAACGTGGCGCTCCTCCGGGTGCAGAACCTCGTGGCGGCCGGGGACTACACCGTCGAGACGCCCTGCGCCACCTTCACTTTCAATGTTCCGGCCGATATCACGGCCGGTGAATTCCGTGGCGAAGGAGGGGCCTCCGGTGTTCCGCCGGACTTCGCCGGCGCGCTGCCCGGGGCCGTCCAGATCTTCGCCTCCAACGGCACCGGTGCTCCCGGCTTTCTCGGTGACGCCATCACCCCGGGCCCGCTCTCGAGCCCCCTGCGCCCCCTCGGCCCCACGGCCGTCACGATCACCTTCCCGGACGCGACGCAGGTCTCGGAAACCCAGTTCTCGGTCGTGGGCAAGGTCTCCGGCTGCACGGCGGACAACGTGGCGCCGACAGCGGTTGACGACGCCGCCGCCACCCTGGCCGCGACGCCGGTCGTCGTCGGGGTCCTGGCCAACGACTCCGACGTCGTGGTCGACCCGGTCGAGGGCCCGATCGTCGTGACCCCCGCGCCTGGGAGGGTTGCCATCGTCGCGGATTCCATCGCGCCGGCAGGCAGCGGTGCCGCCGTGGCCAACGCCGACGGCACCGTCACCTTCACCCCCGCCGCCGGGTTCTCGGGCGTCGCGACGTTCGCCTACACCGTGACGGACTTCTGCGGCCTCGTGTCCAACGCCGCCGCGGTCACCGTGCTCGTGGAAGACATTCAGGTCAACACCGCCGAGCTGCGCACCAAGGTGCTCAAGTGGCTCGTGGCCGGCGTGACCCTGGGCAGCCCCGAGGGCACCACCATGACCGTGCACGCGGGGGCCACCCTGGGCGGCCCGGCCCTCGGGACCGTGCCGGTGGGCCCGGACGGCACCTGGACGCTGGAAGGCGGCAACCTGGCCGTGCCCTCGGGCACCGCCGCCGTGAGCGTCGAGTCGTCCAACGGAGTCTCCCTGCTGAACCAGCCGCTGACCGTTCGCTGAAAGGACGCCACATGGAGAGAATCCGAAGCAACCCGCACCCGACCGATCCAGCCGTCATACCCAGAAGGGAGGTGGAGACCATGAGGAACACGAGATTTCGCAGAGCGCCCATGATCCTGCTGGCCGCGTTCCTGCCCCTGGCCCTGGCCGCCTGCGGCGGCGGGGGAGGCGGCGGACCCGATACGGCCACCCTCTCGGGGACCGTCCTGCGCGACGCGGCTCCCAAGGTCGCGGCCCCGGACGCTTCCCGCACGGCGGCGCGGGTGGCCGCCGACCTGCCGCTGGCCGTGGTCGCCGTGGAGGCGCCCGGCAACGTCGTGCGCGCGAGCCAGGCGCTCGGCACCGAGAGCGCCGTCACCCTGGCCGGCCTCATCGAGGGCCGCGACTACCTGATCCAGATCCGGCTCACCGACGCCGCGGGCCCCGTGCTCGCCGTGCTCGAGATCGCCGGGCGCGTCACCTTCAACGTGCCGGCCGGCACCGGGGCGCTCAGCCTGGGCGACATCGACATCGATCTGACCACGGGCCGCGCCTCCGCCTCGGCGGCGGGCCTCGCCGCCGCGCTCCCGGCGGCGGCCGGGGTTCCTGCGGCCTTCGCCGACGCCGACGCCGACGGCATCGCCGACGCCGCAGCGCTTGCCGACTCGGATGCCGACGGAATCCCGGACGGGTGGGTGATCCACTACTTCGGGCTCGTCCCCGACCCGGCCTTCGACCCGGATGCCGACGTGAACGGCAACGGCCTGACCAACCTCCAGGAGTTCCAGGCGGGCAACGACCCCCTCAACCCCGACACCGACGGCGACGGGATGCCCAACACCTTCGAGGTCGCCAACGGCCTCGATCCCCTCGACCCGGCCGACGCCCTGGTGGACCTCAACGGCAACGGCCTGACCAACCTCCAGGAGTTCCTGGCGGGCAACGACCCCCGCAATCCCGACACCGACGGCGACGGTCTGCCCAACGTGTGGGAGGTGGAGTTCGGCCTCGATCCCCTGGACCCGGCCGACGCCTTGGCCGACGCCAACGGGGACGGGATCTCCAACCTGGACGACTTCCTGGCGGGCAACGACCCCACCAACCCCGACACCGACGGCGACGGCATCCCGAACCTGTGGGAGGTGGAGTTCGGCCTCGATCCCCTGGACCCGGCCGACGCCCTGGTGGACCTCAACGGCAACGGCCTGACCAACCTCCAGGAGTTCCAGGCGGGCAACGACCCGCGCAACCCCGACACCGACGGCGACGGCATGCCCAACACCTTCGAGGTCGCCAACGGCCTCGATCCCCTGGATCCGGCCGACGCCCTGGTGGACCTCAACGGCAACGGCCTCACCAACCTCGAGGAGTTCCTGGCGGGCAACGACCCCCGCAACCCTGACACCGACGGCGACGGCATGCCCAACACCTTCGAGGTCGCCAACGGCCTCGACCCCCTGGACCCCTCCGACGCCGGGGTGGACCTCAACAGCAACGGCCTCACCAACCTCCAGGAGTTCCTGGCGGGCAACGACCCCCGCGACCCCGACACAGACAAGGATGGGGTGCTCAACGTGAACGACGCCTTCCCGCTCCAGTTCGTGGCGTGGGCCGACACCGACGGCGACGGACGCCCGGACTTCTTCAACCCCGCGGCCACAACGGAGCAGATCGCGGCCTCGGGCCTCGTGCTCGACCCCGACGCGGACGGCGACGGCGTCACCAACGACGCCGACAGCTTCCCGCTCGACAACACCCGCTTCGCCGAGTTCACCCCGGGGACCCTCACCCCGGCGGAGAGCACCTTCAGCGCGGCCGTGGCCATCAACGGGGCCGGCGAGATCGTCGGGTTCTCCGATGACCCGGTCGCCCAGACCGTGCACGCCACGAGGTGGCAGTTGGGCTCCACCGGCCGCCAGCTCCTCGGCGCCCT
The sequence above is a segment of the Thermodesulfobacteriota bacterium genome. Coding sequences within it:
- a CDS encoding CHRD domain-containing protein; translated protein: MRWKHSEGRSNALRGMRAGALGAALVLGVCTGAGAALDSFGPVSIADGFPVWYQDQNGLRLQLCLDQDTVNPADQTTVIPCLTDEFFPGLPISFPFNFGSEAFWWFAGTAGTYLSSNGFAGQVIFDSALEAGFFNEIPNDGQQVAFGRIRLRIDVPVAGQYRVTHPFGQVTYDIATPGIRAINQTQDVGVAQPSADSFVAALGDGPVPPEPPALVSPRVDDDGPDRSIGPFLTTPGDPASRVLLNGNAYLALPALVDPVTGLEELLTVPVAGGVNDFFEVELVDPAPGFFLDAASASNTVRLEAFTLAGKVFNDGANLAPVAHPDRFGAAPNSSNEILYPLANDVDVRALDPLDPLNPANPANTNVHGLHVQALAVPGAEGLAMEGVTARGGTVFRNVDLLLGQAVFEYTPPPGFTGLDTFTYFTQDTGGLLSNETAVTVAVEDLQVTAAELRTRLLKWTVEGTSSDASLRSALGGAQEVPPVETTATGAATFVRNAEATELAFSLDVAGLSGAVTAAHVHLGAPGENGGVLFTLASADFTVGTGSGGLDGILTAAGLTPQGDVTTFAEALAALYAGRAYVNVHTGLNPAGEIRGQVLPNRITVHAGPDLAGPAVGSAPVGPDGVWSLRGGALAGPGVSGMVSVQSANGVSRTAVPLRVR
- a CDS encoding Ig-like domain-containing protein, encoding MRPTRWSRIMAAGAFLAAPLAAAVLVFGTARPANADLAAVGPVDPGPVGTGFPLWFEDAVGLRLQLCDEFDPALPAAEQPPCIPELIDPNGGFVDGNIGEALFYAAVAEFDANGVSVLAQCVLEAAGPAAVGETNTVGNVALLRVQNLVAAGDYTVETPCATFTFNVPADITAGEFRGEGGASGVPPDFAGALPGAVQIFASNGTGAPGFLGDAITPGPLSSPLRPLGPTAVTITFPDATQVSETQFSVVGKVSGCTADNVAPTAVDDAAATLAATPVVVGVLANDSDVVVDPVEGPIVVTPAPGRVAIVADSIAPAGSGAAVANADGTVTFTPAAGFSGVATFAYTVTDFCGLVSNAAAVTVLVEDIQVNTAELRTKVLKWLVAGVTLGSPEGTTMTVHAGATLGGPALGTVPVGPDGTWTLEGGNLAVPSGTAAVSVESSNGVSLLNQPLTVR